A region of Dictyostelium discoideum AX4 chromosome 1 chromosome, whole genome shotgun sequence DNA encodes the following proteins:
- the tbcD gene encoding tubulin folding cofactor D, giving the protein MENSEDISLNSSEKSIESSVVNLEDQQQSQQQTQQQTCQKTFVQEAPELTILIDKLIQLKHSNKDELISNTTRIIYIIDQYLEQPTLLDIHLNDIIQPLINFIKSNYINNSNNNNTTTTTTTIMTETEIVIKKLSIKNSFRIIYVLSKVRGFKTIVKLFQHEAIDLLPVLDQLEISYHQWVNINKQRDRLNEISVSYSSGINLKNYIKPEEESEQEVVDENNNNINNNHNIDDEYNENIISWEEVYVLALWVSLLVIIPFKFSSLDSASSGTASAAGDGGDGDGDGQLKSISSRILKLGKLALSDVSKIRDSFSELLSKLLNRPDMKFEQKQFIKWCTNSIQLISNNNNNNNQNNSSNNNILLIIGIYSTLATMFKKGNRLDFLPIDMNLYEKIMEANKYLSLSGSERITKKIFLKLLQRIAIIMLPPVSASWRYQKIIKPLLLKGELIKQINNNNNNNNNENNNEEGEEEEEEIPEEIDEILEEIMKSLKDKDTIIRWTSAKAIGRIVNLLPKDMGDQVIGLVIDQMFEKNEFIDADPSAWHGGCLALAELARRGLLLPERLDVVVPLVIRALFFDIIKGTYSIGSHVRDSACYLCWALARTYHNSILSPYLLPICRNLVVVSLYDREINCRKSASAAFQEMVGRHQGLVPNGIEIVTSADFFTVGNKNNSFTSLTTFIGKFQIDYYPIVIKHLATIKIYNWDLEIRQLASKSIHLLTNINPNDIVSNYLPLIIPNTQSDLVHVKHGASLAISEILISLFENNNINLLSDNLKMMILMTIKNTKNEKLFKGKGGVLIRIGMCKIIYSICLVEFSLDKNLSEIKKPTESTSTNGNEDRAAALKLKIAMLKAKTASQINKPIITPPSSKSTTNNNNNNNNNNLNDNEIAFNIILGYLNENLNHPNEEVQKEASKAFELLFSKYISSNEKISLLLELIDSHCKTLKFDINRSARRGSSLLLGSLPFNSANLSYDLLSKVVNELILSIFQDDPKFKDIETRVNSISSLYKIGIYILNLIFKNQENEQKEEEDFKKSKNYNLFIKIWNCLGLATNDYSIDKRGDIGSWVRELSCKVLFDFIKFIITNQNSSTTTTTASTTDLSIENLINEKMITEFICKLFQLSGEKLDKIRDVACKIIHELLWIENPSSINNIPHKEELKKIIVKDQDVHFNWFRTEESLPLICKVLKFNCYLYPLLFGLFSSLGGTSKYLINDSIQSIKQYFSSFDNDEKERFEKIISFSKAILEITNNTTQRMIQPTFRSIYNLLSTHIFDFLIINNLNEQSIFETILFNCYQIIESNQDDIYLLLNSIELFSYFFIQFENNNNEYIKDYSLKALLLLLSNLKYPKVRKLASDQLKKSTRLFINNNGDDETPSLIKSLIFNTKWDDSVDLIIEPLKSLLLLLNQKHLLELLSENPTKKPIPLAPPITSIEELKDKIQNPHKQSDDNNNNNNGELINNNTENNNNNNFDDNLPEDSQDLMEI; this is encoded by the exons ATGGAGAATAGTGAAGATATTTCATTGAATTCTTCTGAAAAATCGATAGAATCTAGTGTTGTTAATTTAGAGGATCAACAACAATCCCAACAACAAACCCAACAACAAACATGTCAAAAAACATTTGTTCAAGAAGCACCAGAATTAACAATactaattgataaattaattcaactTAAACATTCAAATAAAGATGAATTAATAAGTAATACTACTAGAATAATCTATATAATTGATCAATATTTAGAACAACCAACATTATTAGATATTCATTTAAACGATATAATTCAaccattaataaatttcataaaatcaaattatataaataactctaataataataatacaacaacaacaacaacaacaataatgaCTGAAACAGAAAtagtaataaagaaattatcaattaaaaattcatttagaATTATATATGTCCTATCAAAAGTTAGAGGATTTAAAACAATagttaaattatttcaacaCGAAGCAATTGATCTATTACCAGTATTAGATCAATTAGAGATCTCTTATCACCAATGggttaatattaataaacaaagagatagattaaatgaaatttcagtTTCATATTCAAGtggtataaatttaaaaaactatatcAAACCAGAAGAAGAATCAGAACAAGAAGTAgtagatgaaaataataataatattaataataatcataatattgatgatgaatataatgaaaatattatatcaTGGGAAGAAGTTTATGTGTTAGCATTATGGGTTTCATTATTAGTTATAATtccatttaaatttagttcATTAGATTCTGCAAGTAGTGGTACTGCTTCTGCTgctggtgatggtggtgatggtgatggtgatggtcaATTAAAAAGTATATCAtcaagaattttaaaattaggtAAATTAGCATTAAGTGATGTTTCAAAGATTAGAGATTCTTTCtctgaattattatcaaaacttttaaatagaCCTGATATGAAATttgaacaaaaacaatttataaaatggtgtacaaattcaattcaattaattagtaataataataataataataatcaaaataatagtagtaataataatatattattaattattggtaTATATAGTACATTAGCaacaatgtttaaaaaaggtaataGATTAGACTTTTTACCAATTGATATGAATTTATATGAAAAGATAATGGAagcaaataaatatttatcattatcaggTTCAGAACGTATTAcaaagaaaatatttttaaaattattacaaagaATTGCAATCATTATGTTACCACCAGTATCTGCTTCTTGGagatatcaaaaaataattaaaccattattattaaaaggtgaattaataaaacaaattaataataataataataataataataatgagaataataatgaagaaggagaggaagaggaagaagaaataccagaagaaattgatgaaattttagAAGAGATTatgaaatcattaaaagataaagatacaATTATTAGATGGACTAGTGCAAAGGCAATTGGTagaattgtaaatttattaccaaaGGATATGGGTGATCAAGTGATTGGCTTGGTTATTGATCAAATGTTTGAGAAGAATGAATTCATTGATGCAGATCCGTCAGCATGGCATGGTGGTTGTTTGGCATTGGCAGAGTTGGCACGTAGAGGTTTACTATTGCCAGAGAGATTGGATGTAGTTGTGCCATTGGTGATAAGAGCACTGTTTTTCGATATCATTAAAGGCACCTACAGCATTGGGTCACACGTTAGAGATAGTGCTTGCTATTTATGTTGGGCACTGGCTAGAACCTATCATAATTCCATTCTCTCGCCATACCTATTACCAATTTGTAGAAATTTAGTCGTAGTTTCGTTATACGATCGTGAAATTAATTGTAGGAAATCTGCATCGGCTGCATTTCAAGAAATGGTTGGCAGACATCAAGGATTAGTACCTAACGGTATTGAAATTGTAACGAGTGCTGATTTCTTTACAgttggtaataaaaataattcatttacaAGTTTGACCACATTCATTGGtaaatttcaaattgattattatccAATAGTTATTAAACATTTGGCAACTATAAAAATCTATAATTGGGATTTAGAAATCCGACAATTAGCAAGTAAATCAATTCATCTattaacaaatattaatcCAAATGATATCGTTAGTAATTATTTACCATTAATTATACCAAATACACAATCTGATTTAGTTCATGTTAAACATGGTGCTTCATTAGCAATatctgaaattttaattagtttatttgaaaataataatattaatttattatctgataatttaaaaatg atgattttaatgacaattaaaaatacaaagaatgaaaaattatttaaaggtAAAGGTGGTGTTTTAATTAGAATTGGAATgtgtaaaattatttattcaatttgtttAGTTGAATTTTCGTTAGATAAGAATTTatcagaaattaaaaaaccaacAGAATCAACTAGTACTAATGGTAATGAAGATAGAGCAGCagcattaaaattaaaaattgcaATGTTAAAAGCAAAAACAGCatcacaaattaataaaccaattattaCACCTCCATCATCAAAAtctacaacaaataataataataataataataataataatttaaatgataatgaaattgcatttaatattatacttggatatttaaatgaaaatttaaatcatccaAATGAAGAAGTTCAAAAAGAAGCAAGTAAagcatttgaattattatttagtaaATATATATCATCGAATGAAAagatatcattattattagaattaattgattcacaTTGTAAgacattaaaatttgatataAATAGATCAGCAAGAAGAggttcatcattattattaggtTCATTACCATTCAATAGTGCAAATTTATCATATGACCTTTTATCAAAGGttgtaaatgaattaattctttCAATATTTCAAGATGACcctaaatttaaagatattgaaaCTAGAGTTAATTCAATCTCttcattatataaaattggaatttatattttaaatttaatatttaaaaatcaagaaaatgaacaaaaagaagaagaagattttaaaaaatcaaaaaattataatttatttattaaaatttggaattGTTTAGGATTAGCTACAAATGattattcaattgataaaagaGGTGATATTGGTTCTTGGGTTAGAGAATTATCATGtaaagttttatttgattttattaaatttattattactaatcaAAATAGCtcaactaccactactactgcCAGTACTACTGacttatcaattgaaaatttaattaatgaaaaaatgattacagaattcatttgtaaattattccAACTTTCAGGTGAGAAATTGGATAAGATTAGAGATGTAGCTTGTAAGATAATTCATGAATTACTTTGGATTGAGAAtccatcatcaattaataatataccGCATAAGGaggaattaaagaaaatcatTGTAAAGGATCAAGATGTtcatttcaattggtttagAACAGAAGAATCTTTACCATTAATTTGTAAAGTGctcaaattcaattgttaTTTATATCCATTACTATTCGGCTTATTCTCATCATTAGGTGGTACTtcgaaatatttaattaacgATTCCATTCAATCGATTAAACAATActtttcatcatttgataatgacGAAAAAGAgagatttgaaaaaattatatcATTCTCAAAAGCAATATTAGAAATAACTAATAATACAACTCAAAGAATGATACAACCAACTTTTAGATCAATTTATAATCTTTTATCAACTCATATATTTGATTtcttaataattaataatttaaatgaacaaTCTATTTTTGaaactattttatttaattgttatcaaattattgaatcaaatcaagatgatatttatttattattaaattcaattgaatt attttcaTACTTTTTCattcaatttgaaaataataataatgaatatattaaagattattcattaaaagctttattattattattatctaatttaaaatatccaaAAGTTAGAAAATTAGCATCtgatcaattaaagaaatcaacTAGATTATTTATCAACAATAATGGGGATGATGAAACACCATccttaattaaatcattaatattcAATACAAAATGGGATGATTCTGTAGATTTGATTATAGAacctttaaaatcattattattacttttaaatcaaaaacatttattagaattattatctGAAAATCCAACTAAAAAACCAATACCATTAGCTCCACCAATTACatcaattgaagaattaaaagataaaattcaaaatccaCATAAACAAtcagatgataataataataataataatggtgaattaataaataataatactgaaaataataataataataattttgatgataatttacCAGAAGATTCTCAAGATTTAatggaaatttaa